TGTTGTCACGGGAGCGGCCGGGTTTATCGGGTCCAATCTCGTAAGGGCCTTGTTGGATCAAGGCTGGGACGTGGTCGCACTAGACAATTTGTCGACCGGCCGCAAAGAAAACCTAGAAGACTTGCACGGACGAACCGGTTTTACCTTCGTTGAAGGAGACGTGCGGGATCAAGACACGTTGCGCGACGTATTTGCCGGAGCCAGTGTCGTTTTCCACCAAGCCGCGCTGGGGAGCGTGCCCCGGTCGGTGGACGATCCGTGGACGACGCACGATCACAATGTAAACGGCACTCTCAGCGCGCTTTTGGCGGCGAGGGACCAAGGCGTGAAACGTTTTGTATACGCCAGTTCGTCGTCCGTCTACGGCGATACAGCCGTACTGCCGAAAGTTGAGACGATGACACCTAACCCGCTCTCGCCGTATGCGGTGTCTAAATATGTAGGAGAGCTATACTGCGCGGTTTTCGCGCGGGTGTACGGTCTGGAAACCGTCATATTGCGCTACTTCAACGTGTTTGGACCGAGGCAGGATCCGAATTCGCAATACGCAGCGGTTATCCCCCGTTTTGTATCCGCGCTGGCCGAGGGGAAGGCGCCCACCATCTTTGGCGATGGGGAACAGACCCGTGACTTCACCTTTATCGACAACGTGGTGCAGGCAAACATCTTGGCAGCCACGGCAGATCATCCCGACTTGCCAGGGAAAGCGATGAACATCGGGTGTGGACGTCGCTACAGCATTAACGAACTGCTTCGCCACCTTCAGGAAATCATGGGGACGGACGTGACGCCTTCCTACGTGGCGCCTCGGCCCGGTGACGTGCGGGATTCGCAGGCCGATATTACTTTGGCTCGCACGCTCATCGGGTATGAGCCCTCCGTGGGGTTGAGGGAAGGCTTGGAGAAAACGGTGGCGTGGTTTCAAGCCCGCCGCGTATCGTGAGAACGATTTACAGAAAGCGGCAGAGGGTTTAACGAAAAAGTCTTAGCGAGACGTCGAATCGAGGGTGGGAATTCGTTGGCAAAGACGATTGCTATCATATCGCACTTTGCCCCTTCGCTAATAGGTTTTCGAGGTCCTTTAATCAGAGACTTGGTCGCGACCGGCGCCAAGGTGTACGCCTTGGCGCCCGATTTCGATGACAACCTGCGGGAGCAGGTTCGAAATCTGGGCGCGGAGCCGATCGATTACTCTTTGAGCCGCACGGGCATGAACCCTTTCCGGGATATCCTGGACACTTTTCGGCTGGCCGTGCTTTTGCGCCGTCTGCGACCCGATGTGACCTTGGGTTACACGATTAAGCCGGTGATTTACGGCACGATTGCGGCTTGGCTCGCCCGAGTGCCAAGGCGTGTTGCGATGATCACCGGCCTAGGGTACGTTTTTACGCCATCGGGTGCCTCCTCGTCGTGGTCACGAACGCTCTTGCGGACGACGGTATTGAAACTCTATACGTTCGCGCTGGCCAAAGTCGATCGCGTCATCTTTCAAAATCCGGACGACTTAAAGGAATTCACGGACGCGGGCGTCGTCTCCCAAGACAAAGCCGTCAACGCAGGCGGGACGGGTGTCGACCTGCAAGAATGGCCTCTCAGTCCTCCTGTCACCAAACCGGTGACGTTTTTGCTCGCCGCCAGGCTGCTGCGCGAAAAGGGAATTCTCGAGTATGTCGAAGCGGCAAGAACGATCAAAGCGCGTTATCCCGAGGTGCGATTCATTCTCCTGGGTGGGCTGGATACGAATCCCGGCGGCATATCTGCTGCCGAAGTACACTCTTGGGTCGATTAAGGATTGTTGGAGTGGCCTGGCCATGTGAACGTTAAGCCGTGGTTTGAGCAAATGAGCGTATACGTACTCCCGTCTTACCGCGAAGGCGTGCCTCGCAGCACACAAGAGGCGATGGCCATGGGGCGTCCTGTCATCACCACCGACGCGCCGGGATGTCGGGAGACGGTCGAGCACGGCGTCAACGGATTTCTCGTACCGCCTCGTGACGTCGAGGCGTTGGTTGCGGCGATGGAGCGGTTTATCAAAGAGCCTGCTTTGATTGAAACGATGGGCAAAGAAAGCCGTAGGTTGGCGGAAGAACGGTTTGACGTGCGCAAAGTGAACGCACGGCTGATGGAGTTTATTATGCCCAAGGACGATGAGTGAAACGTAAAGCCTGTTGCCAACGGTGGTCCACGTTCTTGCGACTGCTTGAATTCTAGAGCGTCTTTGGATTAAGGGCTTGTAGCCTAGCTAGGTCGGTCATTGGCAGCGTTGTTACGTTTGGTGGGAATCTTTGCTTGTCGATGTCGGCCATGCTGCTAACAAAAGAAAATTCCCTGTCCACCATTGCCCAAGTGTGGCGCGAAGACGATATAGGTCAAGCTTTTCTTCCGCGCTCTTTTCGGAAGGTTGGCAGGGTTGGAGGTAAAATTACACTCGCATTGTGAAGGTCTTGGAACGAAAAATGGGGTAATTGTCATCGAATGCCTTGGTAAACGGACGGACGGTTCTGATCGAGCACGTTGTCGTAGGAGAGGCGAACTATGGACGTCCTGCACACGACGAGGATCGCGCCAGTACAACAGACGGTGGCCACGTCCGAAATGTGGTGTAAATTCTCCTCCTGGTCGGTGAGCCGGTTCTACGCAGCCTGATCTCCCTCGGACGTAGTCTTTTCCCCGCTTGCTTCGTCTTTGGCCTTCTTCCACTGCCAGTACTCGTCCATCCGGAGATAGCACCGTCCAGTGGTCCATTCCTCGTCTTGCTCCATCAAGAGGGCGCCGAGCAACCGCAGCGCCGACGCCACATTGGGGAAGATCCCGATCACTCGCTCACGCCGGCGAACCTCCCGGTTGAGTCGCTCAAGCCCGTTGGTACTGCGCAACCTGCGGCGGTAGCACTCCGGGAGCGCCATTACAGCCATCGCATCCTCAAAACCGGCTTCAAGACAGGCCACCGCTTTGGGCGCTCGCGAGCCATACTCCGAGAGGATATCGTCCAGTAAACGGCGGGCGGTCTCCATGTCCGGGGCATTGAACATCAGCCGGATCTTTGCCTTCCGCGAATGCTGGCAGTGCGCCGGAGCGGCGTCAAGCACGTTGCGCATCAAGTGGACTTGACAGCGCTGCCACGAGGCTCCTTGAAAGTGCCTTCGAATCGCATTCACCAACCCGCCGTGGTGGTCGGATACCACCAGGTCGACCCCTGTCAGCCCCCGCTGCTTCAGCCATGTGAAAAACTCCGACCAGCTCGCCTCCGACTCGCTGTCGCCGATCATCAGCCCCAAGACCTCTCGGTAGCCCTCGGCATTCACCCCTACGGCCAATACGGCGCTCTGGGGGATCACGCGCCCGCCTTTGCGGATCTTGAGTTGCAGGGCATCCACGATCACAAACGGGTACGCTACCGCCTCCAGCGAACGCTCGTTCCATTCCCTGACGATGGGGTCCAGGGCTTTGCACAACTCGGACACCGTCGACTTGGAGAAGCTTGTCCCACACAACTCTTCGGTGATACGACGCACCTTCCGGGTCGATACCCCGTTGATCACCATCTCCATCATTGCCAGAAGGAGCGCCTGCTCACTGCGTTGATACCGTTCGAACAGCTCCGTCGAGAACGAGACGCTGCGAACCCGCGGCACCCGCAACTCCAACGTCCCGACTCGGGTCTTCATTTCCCGAGCGCGGTAGCCATTGCGGTATCCCAAGCGCTCTTCCGAACGCTCAAAGGGCGCCGCCTTCAACTGCTCGGTCACTTGTGCGTGGAGTACCTGGTTTACGACACTCTCCAACAGCTTAGCCATACCCTCGTCTCCACGAAAAAGCTGGTTAGTGTCCCAGGTAGGGTGTAAAATCCCGTGGAGTCCGGGCGGTGGTTGACAGAAAAGGTCACCGGCGCGTTCCCTTCGAGTAGAAGCACAACCAACCACCTGAAGGGGGTCGCGACGCCGATGACCGATCTCAAGTTCGCGCTGATGGAGCTGTTGCGCAAGTACCAGCCCGACCAGGACATGCTCCGGGAAGGGCTTCAGCTCCTAGCTGAAGCGCTGATGGAACTCGAAGTCACGCAGAAGGTCGGCGCCGGACGCTATGAACGTACCTCCGAGCGCACCAACTACCGTAACGGGTACCGCCTCCGGAACTGGGACACCCGGGTCGGCACCATTGCGCTGCGAATCCCGCGGCTGCGGCAGGGGGGCTACCTCCCCTGCTTCCTGGAGCCACGCCGGCGGGCCGAACGGGCCCTGCTGTCCGTCATCCAGGAGGCTTACGGCCACGGCGTCAGCACCCGGAAGATGGACGACCTGGTGCAGGCCCTGGGCCTGGAAGGCGTCAGCAAGAGTGAGGTCTCCCGCATCTGCCAGGAGCTGGACGAGAAGATGGCCCAGTTCCGCAACCGCCCCCTGGACGGGGAGTACCCCTACGTGTGGCTGGATGCCAAGGCGGTCAAGACCCGGGAGAACGACCGGGTGGTGAACATGGCGGCCGTCGTGGCTGTGGGGGTCCGCACCACAGGGGACCGGGAGGTCCTGGGGTTCGACCTCGGGCCGGCTGAAACGTATGAGTTCTGGGTGACCTTCCTCCGAAGCCTGGTGCGGCGAGGGCTGAGGGGCGTGCGCCTGGTGATTTCCGATGCCCACGAGGGCCTGAGACAGGCCATCGCAGAGGTGCTGCAAGGGGCGGCCTGGCAGCGGTGTCGGGTACACTTCATGCGCAACCTGCTGGGTTATGTCCCCAAGCAGGCCCAGTCCATGGTGGCGGCGCTGGTCCGGACGGTTTTCGCCCAGCCTGACATCGAGGCGGCCCGGGAGCAACTCGGCCGGGTGGTAGCCAGCCTGGGACACCGCTACCCCCGGGCAGCTGCTCTGCTGAGCGAGGCGGCTGAGGATGTTCTCGCCTACATGGCGTTTCCAAGGGAGCACTGGCAGAAGATCCACTCCACGAACCCGCTGGAGCGCCTGATGCGGGAGATTGGCCGGCGTGTCGATGTGGTCGGCATCTTTCCCAACGCAGCGGCAGCCCTACGGCTGATCGGCGCCGTCCTGCAGGAGCAGGAGGACGAGTGGCGGGTGCAGCGGCGGTATCTGAGCATGCAGTCGATGGCCAAGCTGGCCGTGACGCGGTCTGAGACTGAGGCAGCCCTGGTTCTCGACGCCGATTGCAGCGGTCTTACCTGACGCGTTGGGACCGATAAAACAGGTGAAATCGTCGAAGTCACTAGTCTGACCTGATTCATCGAAGCAGCGGAATCCTTTAATCTCTATAGACGCGAGTCGCATTTCCCTCTCCTCAAACATCCTGGTGAACAGAGACTTCGAGCAGGACGCACACTGTTGTAATGCGCAAACCCGGCGCCGATCTCATCCCGCGAACTAGCTCCCCTGGCCGCCCTTCTGACCGCCGAATCTGCCCACCGATGGTGGGGCGCTCAGTCATAAACCCAGACACATTCCACCATCGCCTTCTAGGTTTATTAAAACGCTCGAAAAAACCCAATCCGTCAGTGACAGGTGCGCCGAAACAACGGCCTAATCAGGCTCGACCTTACGCCACACAGGAATTTTCAGCCTCGCTTCACATTCTATTGCATTACTGAATCTCGCTCAACATGTAATAGAACTAATTGATCGTGCACAACATGACGCCCAACACTCAAAAGAGGGAGGGTCCACCGGTGGTTCGAGAGGCTAGCTGACCGATAGGCACCTCGTCAGGGAGGCGAGGCAAAGCGCTGACCAGAGAGCTTCAAACGAACTCTCTCAGGCAACGGGAAGACCGCAGAGTGCGAAGGTGTGGCCTAGATCTTCCACCACCTTGAAGACAAAACGGCGCGTTGGAACGGGGGACCATTTTCCGAGTTGGACAGTTGATCGTCGTCTGCTTCCTTCCCGAAGAAGACTCGCTATCGACGTAGCGCCATAAAGTGCCGTGCAGGAGCGGGGGCATGTCCTCTGAAGGGAAGGAGATAGCATCTGCCGAACCCGCGTGCTCAAAGCGAAGCAGGTTTCCACGCGTACGTCCCGGTTCGGCCCACGCCCTTCGGTGTACGGTGCCGGAGCGCGAACCTTTGCCTCGCTCATCATTTTCCAGCAAGGACGGTCGGTTCATCCATGGCCGACACTGTAGAAAGACGCGCGGTAATTGACTCGAGGTTCGGCCTCTCCGGGGCACCGGCGGTAGTCAGTCAGGTCCTTGCATGGCTCCTGGGGCTTGGCATTTGGCGGCCCTTGCGTGCGTGGCTGCCGGCGGTCACGGGCCTCGACGCCGTCGTGTCCAAATCCGAGCTCGCGACGGCGATCCACGCGAGCCTCTGGACGAGCGGTGCGTCATTGTTGCTGGCTGGCTTGGTGGCCGCGCTCCTGCGCCAGCAACACGGCTCTGGGCCCGCGAATTCGTTTCTCGCAGCCGTACTCACGTTTCCCCTCTACGTCCCCGTGATGGCCCTGGGTTGGAGTATCCTGGTCGTCGAGCGCGTCTTGGGCAGATCCGTGTCGCTCGCCGCGGCACTCGGGCGGTTCGTCAATACGTTGTTGCGAAAACCGAGAGGGCTGTTCTACCCGGCCTGTCTGGGTGCGGCTGTGACCTTCGCGATCCTCAAGTTGCCGCTGGCGCCGGGGGTTGTCCGAGCGCTCTGCCTTGGGGGGCTGCCCATCATCGCTGCCCTCTCCGTCTTGTGGATGTACAACTGGACCTTTGACCCGCTGGCGGCGCTGGATGGCATCAAATCGGTGTGGGACACGGTCCTGACGCTTTCGGGAGAACTGCGGAAACAACAGATTGCGGCTGCCGTCGCCGCCAAGGATCCAGCCAGGGTGGCCCGCGAATACGAGACGGTGCGGCGGCTGGTCGAAAAGTTTGCGCGAGCGGCCGACACCCTCACCGGATCGCACTTGGTCACTCCACTGACGGTTCACGTCTTCGTGCTACTTTTGGTGCTCGTCACCGCTGGAATGTCGGTGATGTTCGCGGTCGCGTACCAGGGACTGCACGCCATCGACCCTGGCCAACTGGTCGTCGCTCCTGGCCACGATACCTTCCTGGATTTCT
The Bacillus thermozeamaize DNA segment above includes these coding regions:
- a CDS encoding transposase, which produces MLHPTWDTNQLFRGDEGMAKLLESVVNQVLHAQVTEQLKAAPFERSEERLGYRNGYRAREMKTRVGTLELRVPRVRSVSFSTELFERYQRSEQALLLAMMEMVINGVSTRKVRRITEELCGTSFSKSTVSELCKALDPIVREWNERSLEAVAYPFVIVDALQLKIRKGGRVIPQSAVLAVGVNAEGYREVLGLMIGDSESEASWSEFFTWLKQRGLTGVDLVVSDHHGGLVNAIRRHFQGASWQRCQVHLMRNVLDAAPAHCQHSRKAKIRLMFNAPDMETARRLLDDILSEYGSRAPKAVACLEAGFEDAMAVMALPECYRRRLRSTNGLERLNREVRRRERVIGIFPNVASALRLLGALLMEQDEEWTTGRCYLRMDEYWQWKKAKDEASGEKTTSEGDQAA
- a CDS encoding transposase — its product is MTDLKFALMELLRKYQPDQDMLREGLQLLAEALMELEVTQKVGAGRYERTSERTNYRNGYRLRNWDTRVGTIALRIPRLRQGGYLPCFLEPRRRAERALLSVIQEAYGHGVSTRKMDDLVQALGLEGVSKSEVSRICQELDEKMAQFRNRPLDGEYPYVWLDAKAVKTRENDRVVNMAAVVAVGVRTTGDREVLGFDLGPAETYEFWVTFLRSLVRRGLRGVRLVISDAHEGLRQAIAEVLQGAAWQRCRVHFMRNLLGYVPKQAQSMVAALVRTVFAQPDIEAAREQLGRVVASLGHRYPRAAALLSEAAEDVLAYMAFPREHWQKIHSTNPLERLMREIGRRVDVVGIFPNAAAALRLIGAVLQEQEDEWRVQRRYLSMQSMAKLAVTRSETEAALVLDADCSGLT